One bacterium DNA segment encodes these proteins:
- a CDS encoding uracil-DNA glycosylase produces the protein MKSRMAECSLCKLASQRNKIVFGAGDPSARIIFIGEAPGADEDRLGEPFVGRAGQLLDKIFAAMGLSRDKGIYIANILKCRPPRNRDPQPDEVEMCIPFLMEQLRIIRPKVICCLGRIAAQNLLKTDATLGRLRGRTHYFKIDEETEDIPMIVTYHPAYLLRNSAGKKPVWEDMKRLMEIAELDIPKK, from the coding sequence ATGAAGTCGAGAATGGCCGAATGTTCTCTGTGTAAACTTGCTTCTCAACGAAATAAGATTGTTTTTGGTGCCGGTGATCCATCTGCGCGTATTATTTTTATTGGTGAAGCACCCGGTGCCGATGAAGACCGTCTCGGCGAACCATTTGTTGGGAGAGCCGGGCAGCTTCTCGATAAAATTTTTGCAGCAATGGGGCTTTCGAGGGATAAAGGTATCTACATCGCCAATATACTGAAGTGCAGACCTCCTCGTAACCGCGACCCACAACCCGACGAGGTTGAGATGTGTATTCCTTTCCTGATGGAACAATTAAGGATAATTCGTCCGAAAGTGATATGTTGTCTCGGTAGAATCGCCGCTCAGAATCTTCTTAAAACAGATGCCACCCTCGGGAGATTGAGGGGGAGAACTCATTATTTTAAAATAGATGAGGAAACCGAAGATATCCCTATGATAGTGACCTATCATCCGGCATATCTTCTTCGAAATTCTGCCGGAAAAAAGCCTGTTTGGGAAGACATGAAACGACTTATGGAAATAGCTGAACTCGATATACCCAAGAAGTGA
- the dnaB gene encoding replicative DNA helicase has product MVEERIAPQNIEVEMAVLGAMMLESEALDRGLEMLDQNAFYRNSHRYIFEAMHRLAENDMPVDIMTLSEELNRTNELEKVGGRSYITSLMASVVTSGNLTYHAEIIREKAIMRSLIHAGSDIVTSAYTENQNVEELLDSVEQTIFNISEKRLKGDFSSLADIIPQTYDHLDELRKNKHSVTGLATGYYKLDELTSGMHPSDYIIIAARPSVGKTALSLGMVLNAALEEKKGVALFSLEMAKDQLVMRIMSSKFKVDAQRLRTGTLNKKDFKRIGNSLNTLSSAQIFIDDTPNLTVLDMRAKVRRLMRRTDIGLIVVDYLQLITAGGRGGENRQQEISKISRQLKALAREMSVPLIALSQLSRQVESRDNKRPVLADLRESGAIEQDADVVMFIYRPEMYGFKQVKIMGTDYPSYGIAQIIVAKQRNGPIDDVFLSFKREYVAFENLSLEHVEPYAGEEAPYVDKDYGGT; this is encoded by the coding sequence ATGGTCGAAGAGAGAATAGCACCACAGAATATTGAGGTTGAGATGGCGGTTTTAGGCGCGATGATGCTCGAGAGCGAGGCACTCGACCGCGGTCTCGAGATGTTGGATCAAAACGCGTTTTATCGCAACAGTCATCGATATATTTTCGAGGCGATGCACCGTCTCGCTGAAAACGATATGCCAGTCGATATAATGACTTTGTCAGAAGAATTGAATCGCACGAACGAGCTAGAGAAGGTTGGAGGACGAAGCTATATTACCTCATTGATGGCCTCGGTAGTGACATCGGGTAATCTCACATATCACGCAGAGATAATCCGTGAAAAGGCGATTATGAGAAGTCTAATCCATGCCGGAAGCGATATCGTTACGAGTGCCTATACAGAGAATCAGAATGTCGAGGAGCTTCTCGATTCAGTTGAACAGACCATATTTAATATCAGCGAAAAGCGCCTTAAAGGCGATTTTTCCTCGCTTGCCGATATAATTCCTCAAACCTATGATCATCTCGATGAATTACGAAAGAATAAGCATTCTGTTACCGGTTTAGCGACCGGATATTATAAACTCGATGAGCTTACCAGCGGAATGCATCCATCGGATTATATAATTATTGCCGCGCGGCCATCTGTGGGAAAAACAGCTCTCTCTTTAGGAATGGTTCTTAATGCGGCACTGGAGGAAAAAAAGGGCGTCGCGCTATTTTCTTTAGAAATGGCTAAAGATCAGCTTGTTATGCGTATTATGTCTAGCAAGTTCAAGGTTGATGCTCAGCGGCTCAGGACAGGCACGCTCAACAAAAAGGATTTCAAACGCATTGGAAATAGTCTCAATACTCTTTCCAGCGCTCAAATCTTCATAGATGACACCCCTAACCTCACGGTTTTGGATATGCGTGCGAAGGTCCGAAGGTTGATGCGTAGAACCGATATAGGTCTTATAGTTGTGGATTATCTTCAGCTTATAACCGCAGGTGGTCGCGGTGGTGAGAATAGACAACAGGAAATTTCCAAGATTTCTCGACAGCTTAAAGCGTTAGCTCGAGAGATGAGTGTTCCGCTTATAGCGCTTTCCCAGCTTTCACGGCAAGTCGAGTCCAGGGATAATAAAAGGCCTGTTCTCGCGGACCTCCGCGAGTCTGGTGCTATCGAGCAGGACGCCGATGTAGTGATGTTTATTTATCGTCCAGAGATGTATGGTTTTAAGCAAGTGAAAATTATGGGAACGGATTACCCAAGCTATGGAATAGCTCAGATTATTGTAGCGAAACAGCGAAACGGCCCTATCGATGATGTTTTCCTTAGCTTCAAACGAGAATATGTAGCATTTGAAAATCTCTCCCTCGAACATGTTGAACCTTATGCAGGAGAGGAAGCACCGTATGTAGATAAGGACTATGGTGGAACCTAG
- a CDS encoding flavin reductase family protein: protein MKIILAEPYPLIAPIPASVIAVSSEKSGDNLITLAWIGVACSEPPCISIAIRRDHRHSYHIIHENPEFTVNIAQKENTRAVDSCGVLHGNKIDKWSVSGLTKDRASIISVPIIREFPINLECRVIESLILGSHELFIGEVVATHVNEDVFIDGSLKMELFSPPAYIPKIGKYFALENKSPLGRYGFSKK, encoded by the coding sequence ATGAAAATTATTCTCGCCGAACCATATCCTCTTATCGCACCCATCCCAGCATCGGTTATTGCAGTGAGTTCGGAAAAAAGTGGAGATAATCTCATCACGCTTGCATGGATAGGAGTAGCCTGCTCCGAACCACCCTGTATTTCCATTGCCATCCGGCGTGATCATAGACATAGCTATCACATTATCCATGAAAACCCCGAATTTACAGTCAATATTGCTCAGAAAGAAAATACACGCGCTGTCGATTCTTGCGGCGTGCTTCACGGAAACAAAATTGACAAATGGAGCGTTTCTGGCTTAACAAAAGACCGTGCGTCTATCATTTCGGTCCCAATCATCAGAGAATTCCCGATTAATCTCGAGTGTAGGGTAATCGAAAGTCTAATTCTTGGCTCTCATGAACTGTTTATTGGAGAGGTTGTCGCCACGCATGTAAATGAAGATGTATTTATCGACGGCTCACTAAAAATGGAACTATTTTCTCCTCCGGCATACATCCCAAAAATAGGAAAATATTTTGCCTTGGAGAATAAGAGCCCTCTGGGCCGGTATGGCTTCTCAAAAAAGTGA
- a CDS encoding T9SS type A sorting domain-containing protein, whose protein sequence is MKPKAMLFLGMMLLALCVFAQTEVELFPFETFDSWVTPATPPTAWTRIVGGDEATPLENGNDWHPFSGASEGGTWSTLPVARIHWSPEEVADDYLVTPSFDPTTATFDSVVLEYETDYSWWDVDPGTGDNYVLLSIDGGTTWPESLYTYGISSGIIHETRRIDITSLVGGHADCKVAFWERRNTTNEVWWSIDNIVVYGYEAPAEPSPPLFYYTCETTLPGGTSSHTFEVNIDDVTGVNPSTAEFCYSINGTATTCAVMTYVTGAGDGLGDYSYNLAGLNDWDQVVYYFQATDTYTPSTPGTSDPCTVSVLGDYYVYEDGTGLPMSPDPTWIDCSSGFELTAWEADDVYGSVTGMVFNPVFYGVEHAMVWLSSNGWMHLGTTSPGGSYRTPEDIPTAGGSLDGMLAFLWSDLIGSDAISACYYDDDLSGDYFLLSFDNWRVFGYTGTYFNVQIQVWHPDVIVCPGGNCAIDVRFNVLPPVLDEFSMGVENYDGSVGAPYMYVGGAMASPDYFGLTTATRTIRYCTVPPPEGGELYGYVTLSGRSDHSGATVGIVGTGLSGTTDASGYYEVSRVPEGTNDVYCTHPAFFEDTAFGLIFVEGSRTRQDFTLDPRPTGYIAGYADLTDTPGADINIACEGLGTVVNDLTDVTGLFVLDGVDVGDNQVVAQYAGYDIAWSPMTAVAPGETTWIDTIFLNPIPVDSLEDDGDGGVPDPLAGGWEWGTPTVVGPTAAYSGANCWGTDLEAAYAVNAHWKLDVEIPFPSMEFSWWQWIDMEDGFSVAYDGGNMKVSTDDGLTWTIAAPLDTAYNFPFSILNPYLYGEDCWSDDDGVWDEWIKQSIALTPNVTHVRFDFASDASLSRDGWYVDDFSFMVSPTGMLQVFVYDCNTYETIEGALVYAPGNSGYTGPDGSVMLDNIQYGDVTVNAGIPGYWPNHKEALVFIDEVTTLLLPICPIDVDEITGQLDQTEEDSLLFELCNPTEDTVWYHFTGVPGSIGGARARVERPIEEAKPGFIEDSAAKFAMNCATSTSIDRSESRMRPSDVGAVIDSYSIPETNLPWGFGIEGRLNIDRVWVSERHEIGGTITQVQNMAWNYPAWAYSGIVWDIGRIHWPDLAPDIAWFVDMAWDANRNVMWQIESDTTYKIYAWDPNTGEIVDSLGGPWAANWQRGLGYDFARDVFYIGSWSTNVIYEVMGPSWDTPGEILNVFAAPACGGIAFDPGRRTIWYADAGAVGLIYEIDPSTGDIINTIAAPHSELGGLAGLDMDYQGRLWVMNFAIPRIYVIEAPASVLPGGMYVDPISGYIAPGECQTFALVNPAYANPAGDYDFDAYFYPDPNLEPTLIPVSVQILPKAPRGWSLISVPVIANPNDPFIQFMDDITPFDVDHTVSNIWGWNQDAGIYEMPTGFNRGRGYYLKTWLEGTFWDVYGAPYASGDFTYPVYYPEESPSWGWWLIGNPYNKRVDWDAVYAATDFTYIHPEYWTWSQKEGFKSYSPILGGHGEDNLIDSWVGYFIDVLPGNPMTYTNIIYPEDGTMETFTAKIRPTVKKVKTANPEEFALRVSVSAINSSDRRYDTYNYISVNNLAIDGYGDYDIREPSVVPPSGAIKAFFENSGLRLMRNTKENFNLEFKDWDFVVRDLPAGMTVTLTWPKDRVPSSDDVSCGVDNLDRRWNLQMTDISTGTTIDMREVYSYTFTSTSGARRFTMTLGDVPLNIDDAKLPTEYALSANKPNPFNATTEFTVALPEKAHVKVEVFNLLGKKVNTIVDSEKEAGYQRVIWNGRDAQGRDVPSGLYLYKVSAGDFRQTRKMTLIK, encoded by the coding sequence ATGAAGCCTAAGGCTATGCTCTTTTTAGGGATGATGTTGCTTGCTCTGTGCGTTTTTGCGCAAACAGAGGTCGAGTTGTTCCCCTTTGAGACATTCGATTCATGGGTAACACCCGCCACTCCGCCTACCGCTTGGACTCGTATTGTCGGAGGCGATGAAGCAACGCCGCTTGAAAATGGTAACGATTGGCATCCCTTTTCAGGCGCCAGTGAAGGTGGGACCTGGTCAACGCTACCGGTTGCAAGGATTCACTGGAGTCCGGAAGAAGTGGCTGATGATTATCTCGTCACGCCGTCTTTCGATCCAACAACTGCAACATTTGATTCAGTAGTTCTAGAATATGAAACCGATTATTCATGGTGGGATGTTGATCCGGGAACTGGTGATAATTATGTGCTTCTATCGATTGATGGTGGGACAACCTGGCCGGAAAGTCTTTATACCTATGGTATATCTTCCGGAATAATCCACGAAACCCGCCGTATAGATATTACATCGCTAGTTGGTGGGCACGCCGATTGCAAAGTGGCTTTTTGGGAACGCAGAAACACAACCAACGAGGTATGGTGGTCGATAGATAATATAGTCGTTTATGGCTATGAAGCTCCTGCGGAACCAAGCCCTCCTTTGTTCTATTACACATGCGAAACTACTCTTCCGGGTGGGACTTCTTCACACACCTTCGAGGTTAACATTGATGATGTTACGGGTGTTAATCCAAGCACGGCGGAGTTCTGTTATAGTATAAATGGCACTGCGACTACTTGCGCTGTAATGACTTATGTTACAGGAGCTGGGGATGGTCTTGGAGATTACAGCTACAACCTTGCTGGACTTAACGACTGGGACCAAGTAGTCTATTATTTTCAGGCGACAGATACATATACTCCGTCAACGCCTGGAACCAGTGATCCTTGTACCGTTTCAGTTCTCGGAGATTATTACGTTTACGAAGATGGCACCGGACTTCCGATGAGCCCCGACCCAACTTGGATCGATTGCTCTTCCGGCTTCGAGCTTACCGCCTGGGAAGCCGACGACGTTTATGGTTCTGTTACCGGGATGGTTTTCAACCCTGTGTTCTATGGTGTTGAACACGCTATGGTTTGGCTTTCTTCAAATGGATGGATGCATCTCGGAACTACGAGCCCCGGTGGTTCGTATCGTACTCCCGAGGATATCCCGACAGCCGGAGGTTCCCTGGATGGAATGCTGGCTTTTCTTTGGAGTGACCTGATTGGTTCGGATGCAATTTCTGCTTGCTATTATGATGATGATCTAAGTGGTGATTATTTCTTGCTATCATTTGATAATTGGAGAGTTTTTGGATATACCGGAACTTATTTCAATGTTCAAATACAGGTTTGGCATCCAGATGTTATAGTTTGTCCGGGTGGCAATTGCGCTATAGATGTTCGTTTCAATGTTCTTCCACCGGTTCTCGATGAATTCTCGATGGGAGTCGAGAATTACGATGGCTCTGTTGGAGCGCCATATATGTATGTTGGTGGTGCAATGGCAAGTCCGGATTATTTCGGTCTTACAACAGCTACGAGGACTATCCGTTATTGCACAGTTCCGCCTCCTGAAGGTGGCGAGCTTTACGGTTATGTGACTCTTTCTGGAAGATCTGATCATTCAGGTGCCACAGTAGGAATTGTTGGAACAGGATTGTCCGGCACAACCGATGCTTCAGGCTATTATGAAGTTTCGCGTGTTCCTGAGGGCACGAATGATGTGTATTGCACGCATCCGGCTTTCTTCGAGGATACGGCATTTGGTCTTATTTTCGTCGAAGGATCGAGAACGCGCCAAGACTTCACGCTTGACCCGCGTCCGACCGGTTATATTGCCGGTTATGCCGACCTTACCGATACTCCGGGCGCCGATATTAACATCGCATGCGAGGGGCTAGGCACGGTTGTAAACGATCTAACCGATGTAACAGGCTTGTTTGTCCTCGATGGCGTCGATGTTGGCGATAATCAGGTTGTTGCTCAATATGCTGGATACGATATTGCATGGTCGCCGATGACCGCAGTTGCGCCCGGCGAAACAACTTGGATAGATACGATTTTCCTTAATCCCATACCGGTCGATAGCCTCGAAGATGATGGTGACGGCGGCGTTCCTGATCCGCTTGCAGGTGGATGGGAATGGGGAACACCTACTGTTGTTGGGCCAACTGCAGCTTATTCAGGTGCTAATTGTTGGGGAACCGATCTCGAAGCAGCATATGCAGTTAATGCTCACTGGAAGTTAGATGTAGAGATTCCTTTCCCATCTATGGAATTCAGTTGGTGGCAGTGGATTGACATGGAAGATGGGTTTTCTGTGGCTTATGACGGCGGAAATATGAAGGTTTCGACCGATGACGGACTTACCTGGACAATCGCCGCTCCGCTCGATACAGCTTATAACTTCCCATTCTCAATCCTTAATCCATATCTCTACGGCGAAGATTGCTGGTCTGATGACGATGGAGTTTGGGATGAATGGATTAAACAGAGTATCGCTTTAACCCCCAATGTTACTCATGTGAGATTCGATTTCGCTTCCGATGCTTCTCTATCGCGTGATGGTTGGTATGTGGATGATTTCTCATTTATGGTTTCACCGACAGGTATGTTGCAGGTCTTTGTCTATGATTGCAATACCTATGAGACTATCGAGGGAGCTTTAGTTTATGCTCCGGGCAATAGCGGTTATACCGGCCCTGATGGAAGTGTTATGTTGGATAATATTCAATATGGCGACGTAACCGTAAATGCAGGCATACCCGGCTACTGGCCCAACCACAAAGAGGCTTTAGTTTTCATAGATGAAGTTACGACGCTTCTTCTTCCTATTTGCCCGATCGATGTAGATGAGATTACTGGTCAACTCGATCAAACCGAGGAAGATTCGCTTTTATTCGAGCTTTGCAACCCGACGGAAGATACTGTATGGTATCACTTCACCGGGGTTCCCGGTTCGATTGGTGGTGCCCGCGCTCGTGTCGAGAGACCGATTGAAGAGGCAAAGCCTGGTTTTATCGAAGACTCGGCAGCTAAGTTTGCGATGAATTGTGCTACCAGCACTTCGATAGACCGTTCCGAGTCGAGAATGCGTCCTTCGGATGTTGGAGCTGTTATCGATTCTTACTCTATCCCTGAAACCAACCTCCCGTGGGGATTCGGTATCGAGGGAAGACTCAATATAGATAGAGTTTGGGTTAGTGAACGCCATGAAATTGGCGGGACGATCACTCAAGTTCAGAACATGGCATGGAATTACCCGGCTTGGGCTTATTCGGGTATAGTATGGGATATAGGTCGCATACATTGGCCTGATCTTGCTCCCGATATAGCCTGGTTTGTCGATATGGCTTGGGATGCTAATCGCAATGTGATGTGGCAAATTGAATCTGATACAACATATAAGATTTATGCTTGGGATCCCAATACTGGTGAAATTGTAGATTCTCTAGGAGGTCCTTGGGCAGCAAATTGGCAAAGAGGACTCGGCTATGATTTTGCACGCGATGTGTTCTACATTGGTAGTTGGTCAACTAATGTAATTTACGAAGTAATGGGTCCCTCATGGGATACTCCAGGCGAAATCCTCAATGTATTCGCTGCTCCTGCCTGTGGTGGAATAGCTTTCGATCCAGGTAGAAGGACTATCTGGTATGCTGATGCTGGAGCTGTTGGTCTTATTTATGAGATTGACCCTTCGACAGGTGATATAATCAATACTATTGCTGCTCCGCACTCCGAACTTGGCGGTCTTGCTGGTCTTGATATGGACTATCAAGGTAGGCTTTGGGTTATGAACTTTGCTATTCCTCGTATCTATGTTATCGAGGCTCCTGCAAGTGTTCTACCCGGTGGCATGTATGTCGATCCCATCAGCGGTTATATAGCGCCGGGCGAATGCCAGACATTTGCACTTGTTAATCCGGCTTATGCTAATCCTGCTGGTGACTATGATTTCGATGCTTATTTCTATCCAGATCCAAATCTTGAGCCTACTCTCATCCCGGTTAGTGTTCAGATTTTACCCAAGGCCCCGAGGGGTTGGAGTTTGATCTCTGTTCCGGTTATAGCTAATCCGAACGATCCGTTCATTCAGTTCATGGATGACATTACTCCGTTCGATGTTGACCACACCGTTTCCAATATCTGGGGATGGAATCAGGATGCTGGCATCTACGAGATGCCCACAGGATTCAATCGCGGGCGTGGTTATTATCTAAAGACATGGCTCGAGGGAACGTTCTGGGATGTTTACGGTGCTCCGTATGCTTCTGGAGATTTCACCTATCCGGTTTATTATCCGGAAGAAAGCCCCAGTTGGGGTTGGTGGCTAATTGGAAACCCGTATAATAAGCGTGTCGATTGGGATGCTGTTTATGCGGCTACCGACTTCACTTACATACACCCTGAATACTGGACCTGGTCACAGAAAGAGGGATTCAAGTCTTACAGCCCGATTCTTGGTGGCCACGGTGAGGATAATCTAATCGATTCTTGGGTTGGTTATTTCATCGATGTTCTTCCTGGAAATCCGATGACATATACAAACATCATTTATCCAGAAGACGGAACGATGGAGACCTTCACCGCTAAGATTCGTCCCACAGTAAAGAAGGTTAAGACAGCAAACCCGGAGGAATTTGCTCTCCGAGTCTCTGTCAGTGCAATTAATAGCTCCGACAGGCGCTATGACACATATAATTATATCAGTGTGAATAACCTTGCTATCGATGGTTATGGTGATTATGACATTCGCGAACCTTCTGTTGTCCCACCGAGTGGTGCGATAAAGGCTTTCTTCGAGAATAGCGGTCTCAGGCTCATGAGAAACACCAAAGAGAACTTTAACCTGGAGTTCAAAGACTGGGACTTCGTGGTTAGGGATCTTCCGGCGGGCATGACAGTTACACTGACATGGCCGAAGGATCGTGTTCCTTCCTCGGATGATGTTTCTTGTGGTGTCGATAATCTCGATAGAAGATGGAATCTTCAAATGACAGATATTTCTACCGGAACAACAATAGATATGCGAGAGGTATATTCTTACACCTTCACAAGCACGAGTGGTGCTCGTAGGTTTACGATGACTCTCGGCGATGTTCCGTTGAATATCGATGATGCTAAGCTTCCGACCGAATATGCGCTTTCGGCCAATAAGCCGAATCCGTTCAATGCTACGACTGAATTCACTGTTGCCCTTCCAGAGAAGGCCCATGTGAAGGTCGAGGTGTTTAATCTTCTCGGTAAGAAGGTTAACACTATAGTCGATAGCGAAAAGGAAGCGGGCTACCAGAGGGTTATCTGGAATGGCAGAGATGCTCAGGGTCGCGATGTCCCGAGTGGGCTTTACCTTTATAAGGTTTCCGCCGGTGATTTCCGTCAGACTCGCAAGATGACGCTCATCAAGTAG
- a CDS encoding DUF59 domain-containing protein, translating into MVTKEQIIEGLKNVYDPEIPVNIVDLGFIYDVRIDENRVEVDMTLTTPGCPMHQILTKMAEEAILAVEGIEGAKVNLTFEPRWSVEKITEDGKIKLRGLGYNI; encoded by the coding sequence ATGGTGACAAAAGAACAGATTATCGAAGGTTTAAAAAATGTTTATGATCCCGAAATACCTGTAAATATTGTTGATCTGGGATTCATTTATGATGTTCGCATTGATGAGAATAGAGTAGAAGTTGATATGACATTGACAACTCCTGGATGTCCAATGCACCAGATACTAACTAAGATGGCCGAGGAGGCTATTTTGGCTGTAGAGGGGATAGAAGGTGCTAAAGTAAACCTCACTTTCGAGCCTAGATGGTCGGTTGAAAAGATTACTGAAGATGGTAAGATCAAGCTTAGAGGGTTAGGATATAATATTTAA
- the sppA gene encoding signal peptide peptidase SppA — protein MKKALIIISVVLIVLFLVVLFAVKTLSGISGKSAASIDKASILSVNLSKPYPERSTYNFSGFSFKKDSNFLSLIKTIETAAEDEDIIALSLKINGVSLSRSQLDEFSKAVEEFKDSGKPVYAFMPSAGMKGLLASSLADSVFMPPPSDFILLGMAIMPMFYAGTAEKVGVGFDVIQIGDYKGAAEMFTQKGFTPPLRENYTSLLDDLYQNWIVKVAQRRDITQEQLRAIVDKGTFEAEEGFEIGLIDGILYPQEYKDKMLSLVEDNDERIVSVSRYKSSKSFLSGKQKIAVIYCLGNIHSGESKDNPFKSNFSIGDETFMEAIDDAADDDNIEAIVLRVNSPGGSALASDFLWKSIIDAKEKKPVLVSMGGVAASGGYYISMPADSIFCSEGTITGSIGVIFMKFNIEELMTKVGITVDTITRGSLADDFSLHKPMDPEAYDAFRRSTLAIYSDFTSKAAAGRGLELDSLLKLAEGRIWTGNQAVANHLADRIASLSEVIDIAANMVSIPEEELGIVVYPKEKSFFKMAFEIYSGSAVGKLELPKEIENAFQPYIDLVSLYRYPEPLTLMPVRVIEGEN, from the coding sequence GTGAAAAAAGCTCTTATAATTATTTCTGTTGTTTTGATTGTTTTATTCTTGGTAGTTTTGTTTGCGGTTAAAACCCTTTCTGGGATATCTGGAAAAAGCGCTGCATCGATTGACAAGGCTTCAATATTAAGCGTCAACCTTTCTAAACCCTATCCAGAAAGAAGCACATACAACTTCTCAGGTTTCAGCTTCAAGAAAGACTCAAATTTTCTTAGTCTGATAAAAACCATAGAAACTGCCGCCGAGGATGAGGACATTATTGCTTTATCACTCAAGATCAATGGTGTATCACTCTCCAGGTCTCAACTCGATGAATTTTCAAAAGCGGTCGAGGAGTTTAAAGACAGTGGAAAACCCGTCTATGCCTTTATGCCATCTGCAGGAATGAAGGGCCTTCTTGCTTCTTCACTTGCTGATAGCGTATTCATGCCCCCTCCGAGCGATTTCATTTTACTTGGAATGGCTATAATGCCGATGTTCTATGCCGGAACAGCAGAAAAAGTCGGCGTCGGTTTCGATGTAATCCAGATTGGTGACTATAAAGGCGCAGCAGAGATGTTCACTCAAAAAGGCTTTACACCACCACTTCGCGAAAACTATACATCTCTGCTCGATGACCTTTACCAAAATTGGATCGTAAAAGTCGCCCAACGCAGAGATATTACCCAAGAACAACTCAGAGCTATCGTCGATAAAGGAACCTTCGAAGCCGAAGAAGGATTCGAAATAGGACTTATCGATGGAATCCTCTACCCACAGGAATACAAAGATAAAATGCTTTCATTAGTCGAGGATAACGACGAGAGAATAGTGTCAGTATCCAGATATAAATCCTCAAAAAGCTTTCTGTCCGGCAAACAAAAAATCGCTGTCATATATTGCCTCGGCAATATCCATTCCGGCGAATCAAAAGACAATCCCTTTAAAAGCAATTTCTCTATCGGCGATGAAACCTTTATGGAAGCTATCGATGACGCTGCTGATGACGACAATATCGAAGCTATTGTGCTTCGAGTAAATTCGCCCGGAGGAAGCGCCCTCGCTAGTGATTTCTTATGGAAATCCATTATCGATGCAAAGGAGAAAAAACCCGTATTGGTCAGTATGGGAGGTGTTGCCGCAAGCGGTGGATACTACATTAGTATGCCCGCAGATTCAATTTTCTGTTCTGAAGGAACAATAACCGGTTCTATCGGTGTCATTTTCATGAAATTTAATATTGAAGAACTTATGACAAAGGTCGGCATTACCGTAGATACAATCACACGAGGCTCGCTAGCTGACGATTTCTCCCTGCACAAACCGATGGACCCCGAAGCCTACGACGCTTTTCGAAGGTCAACACTCGCGATCTACAGCGATTTCACCTCTAAGGCTGCAGCAGGCAGAGGCCTCGAACTCGATTCTCTACTTAAACTCGCCGAAGGACGAATCTGGACAGGCAACCAGGCTGTAGCAAACCACCTCGCTGATAGAATAGCCTCCTTATCCGAAGTTATTGATATCGCCGCAAATATGGTTTCTATCCCGGAAGAAGAGTTGGGAATCGTCGTGTATCCTAAAGAAAAAAGTTTTTTCAAAATGGCATTCGAGATTTATTCCGGCTCAGCCGTCGGAAAACTGGAACTCCCAAAAGAAATCGAAAACGCCTTCCAACCATATATCGACCTTGTATCCTTATATAGATATCCGGAGCCGCTTACGCTTATGCCTGTTAGAGTGATCGAAGGCGAAAACTAA